The sequence below is a genomic window from Pyrobaculum sp. 3827-6.
CGGGCTTTGCGACGACGCCAAGATCTCTCGCAATTTCAATCTTACACCGCAGGTCCTGGATGCCCGGAACCTTCCTCATCAATTCTAGAAAACGTTTACTTTCACTATCTGCAAACCTCTTTAATAGATAGGGGTTTTTCGTGGCGGCCGCTATATACAACGCCAATCTGGCGGCCGCGGCCCAATCCTCTGGCGAGTCTATACAAGATCTGGGATTAAGAGGCTCCCGCGCAAGCGACTTCCTAAGTCTCTCAAGCGCCATGTCCAGAAGGTTTTTGCTATTCACTACGGCGTCCAGCGCTATTCCTCTTTTTTGGAGATACGAGGCAGATTTATTTAAGAATGGGAAGTGGCATGAGAGCTCTCCTAAAGAGATGTCGCACGACACATATTGTGCTGATCGCGGATATATAAACCACCTCAGCTATGCAGACCTAGGAGATCTATCGCGGGCGTAAGCTCTCTGTATCTACCACCAGTTATTTTAGCTACTTGTCTTAAAAACTGGCTTCGCTCGGTGGCCACTACGTGGATACGTCTAAACCTCCGAGCTAGCTGTAGAACTCTCTCCGGGTCGTTTGTCCGCCCGTCTGACACCACCACAACCTCCCTACTGGCGTTGTTTGCATGAAGTAGCTCTAGGGCAGAGGCCAGCTCTGTCCCCCCCATCGCATATACGTATTTCAAAATTCCCAGCATCTCACGTAGATATTTATACGGCGGATACGGCGTCCACAAGAAGTCGGCCTCTGTATTAAATAGCACTAGTGATACGAAGCCTCTTAAATCTGCCATCTGCCTCAGATATCTAGCCAACACGTTCTTAGCAACTCTGAGCTTAGTGACTCCTCCTACGTACTCCTTCATCGACCCGGATACGTCCAAAGCCACGTATACAGGCTTCTCAACTATGTAAGTATACTCCCGTAGGTAGAAATCCTCATCTGATATAGGCTTCCCTTGGAGAGATTTTCTTGATATAGATATGGCGGTTCTAATTATGTCTACGTCAGCCACCGAGGCGTTGGGGTAGTACCTCTTCACAAGCCTCACCGCCGATTTCAAAGCCAGCCCCTCCCCGCGCGCGTATATCCTGCCACCTAGCTCGTCCACAGCCTCGGCCGGGAGATTCAGCCTCCTAATCACCTCGAGCTTAGCCCGAGGCGTGGCGTCGACAGGAACGTGCCTATTTACTAAATGGGCTAGGGTGGGTGCCTTTTCGCTACCCACCGACCCGACTAGAGAAGGCGCAGGGGGCGCCTCAGCTGGCGGGGATGTGCACCGCAGAGCGGCCTCTATAATTTTTCTAGCCTCCCCCGGCGTGGCGCCTAGAGAACCCGCCAAGTTCTGCGCTATCACCTCTATCAACTTCTTCTCGTCTACATCCCCCAGATACGACCTTGCGTATACATCAGCCACGGCATATATCAAACTTCTCGTAGACACCCCGCCTAGACACCTGCTAATTGCGAGGAGGAGTTCAACAACTTTATTCATCGATAGCCTTGTCGAATATTGTAATGAGCATGTTTTTCGTCTCCTGGTCGTGAGGCAGGTTTAAGATCAGCGCTTTCTTCAAGTCGCGTATCTCCACATCTCTACGTTGAGACCACGCCGACGCCGCCGCGTCGGCGAGGGCGTAGCTGAGAGAGCGCACAGACTGCGGGTAGCCTGCCTTCTCAGCTTCGTGGGCGAACTTGGCTAGTATATCTGCGAGGCGCGGCGGTATTTCCACCTCCAGCTCTCCAAGGGCTTCTCTCGCCTTCCAGAGGAGTATAGATCGGAGGAGTTCTCTGCCCGGCGTTTTGACCTCCACAAATTTCAACCTGTCAGCCAGCGCCTCTGTGAGCTCATACACGCCCTCGTACTCGCTCGGGTTCGCCGTGCCTACCAAGGCGAAATCTGTCCTAATCCTATATCCCCTAATGTAGACGTAGTGCTCCTGTATTGCCTGTAGCAACGCCGCTTGGGCGTACGGGTTTAGCCTATTAATCTCGTCCATGACCAGAACTGTTCCGTGCGCCATTACCAGAGGCCCCGGTATGTAAGAAAGCGGGTGGTCAAACCCCGCCTGCAACACCACGGCGATGTCTATATCCCCTGTGAGATCCACTGCCGTCATGTGCGAGTGGCAGGCCACCTCTATATACGGCGGGTCGCTCAGCGCTAGAATTTCTGCAACTGCCTCGGCCAGGGTGGTTTTGCCAAGCCCCACCGTGCCTACTAAAACCACAGGTCTGCCTATCATCAAACCGCTTAATACATCTAGAACAACGTCATCGAGACCCTTCAACACTTTATTTACCCTTTTCCTAATCTCGTCTACTCCGATGCGGCGCACCCGATCTCTGATATTTTTTGCGATGTCTACCGGCTGGCGTTGTAGTAGCTCTGAAAGACGCACATATCTACGCGGCAGGTAGTTTAAAAGGATATTTGGGAGGCGGCGCTAAACACAAGTTAAAAACATCTGAGTAGCCAATTATGTATGTCTGTCCGCGTTATGAAGGCTGGCGAGATGTACAGGATAGAGGGCCCTGCGAAGGTCGTCGTGAGGCGCGGGCGGATCTACGCCACTGGAGTCGAGTACTCCGATGGGCAGAGCTTCACTGTGCTGAGGGCCCGCTCCCTTGCCGTTAGAGCAGTTACAGACTCGGAGGTTGAGCTCGTCCTAGGCCCTGGGGCGTTGTTAGAAAAGGCCGAGCCGGGCGAGGAGATAATCGACGAGTGGGAGGCCGGGATCTCAACCGTCGATCCAAGCGGCGTGATAATCGTGGTTGGTATGATAGACGTGGGCAAGTCCACCATGACGGCTATGCTGGGGAACAAAGCCCTGGCCCGGGGGTATAGAGTTGCCGTTATAGACGCAGATGTGGGCCAGAACGACCTAGGCCCGCCCACCACAATCTCCCTGGCCCGGCTAACGAGGTACGTCACCCATCTAAGACAGCTGGTGGCCGAGAAGAGCATCTTCCTCCAGGCGACTAGTCTAGAACGTATATGGCCCAGGGCTGTCGAGCAAATAGCCAGAGCTGTGGAATACGCCAAGAGGGTGTGGCGCGCCGATTCGGTAATACTAAATACAGACGGGTGGGTCCTCGACGAAGAGGCCGTAGTTTTCAAGCGCCAGTTAATAGAGAAGATAAAGCCGTCTTTAATAGTGGCGATACAGGTGGAGAAGGAGCTCGCCCCCATACTTAACGGGTATAGTAACGTGCTGATTCTCCCGCCGCCTCCACACGCCAGGTCGAGATCTCGGGAAGATAGGAAAATTCACAGAGAGATGGGGTACGGCCGCTACATATTCCCACCTGTGGAGATCGCAGTATCTCTTGATAAAATACCAATATGTAATTTACCTATTTTCAAGGGGATCGAGATGGGTGAGGAACTCAGGAAGATACTCTCCAGAGCGTTAGGCCTAGGCGTTGAGAAGGCTTACCAAGTGGGTAGCCGGGTATACGCCATTGTTGAGAGCGACACGTGGGTGGTGAGAAAAGTCAGCGGCTTCCAAGTGATAGGACTGCCACACGACTTCGAGCGGGGACTGTTGGTAGGGCTTGAAGACGCTGAGCGGTTCTTGGTGGGCCTCGGCGTAGTGAAGAAAATATACTACGACAAGAGGAAGGCCATCATATATACGTCAAGCGACGTCGAAAAAAGAATGGGAGAGGTAAAGTGCATTAGGCTGGGCCTCGTGAGGCTAGACGACAATTTTAACGAGGTGGAAAAAGCCATGAACATACTCAAGGCCGAGTCTGAGTAGATCCACAATCGAAGGGCGAAATGTATATAATCTACGCGCTGTTATTTAACTGGATGAGCGGTGCGGGCAGCGTCAGAGCTGTGACGACACCATCTCAGGGCGAACCACATACGCCACGCCCCCATACACGCCGTCCTCCATTCATCAGCCCCACAAGCGCCTTTTAGCCACCTATCTACAAATCCACAGCGCCTCAAGAGATCCCCCCACAGCCGAAGGCGCCGTGGCTAGGCTACGTTAGTTATGTCTGATAGAGTTCCTACAAACGTAAAATCGGTGAGGTAAATCTCTACGCTTTCTGGGTCCCACTCTATGTACTTGAGAAATGTACGTCCCTCGGCGGCCATTTTGGGTATTTCTCTAACATCGACGCCTGTAATCAACGGGTGGCTAGCCGGTAGCACTACAACCTTAATCTTGCCGCGCCTCTTACACGGCTCCTCGTAGAGGGCTTTACATATTTTCGTTCGTGAGGCATATATCTTGAGTATCGCCGGCTCCTTCACGGCGTAGCCTAGCTCGTCTCTAATCACCACGGCGGGGTGTGTATGGCCCATGATAACCCCCTCCGCCCGCTCTAAATCCTCCTTAGCCGGCTTTACATGTCCGTGAAAGAGCAGGTACCTCTCAAGGAGTACCCCCCTGGCTGGCGCCACCTCGACGCCCTCTATGCCGCTTGCAATCTCCTGGAGGAGGGAGTCGTGGTTGCCTGGTATTAGGAGGAGCGGTATCTTTCTCGCCACGGCTCTGAGGAACGTCTTTACCTCCTCGACGCTTTCCCGGGGCACCGGGAGCTCGTGCTTCACGTCGCCTAATATAGCCACCGAGGTTACGCCGTGGTGATCCACAAGCTCGAGAACGCCGTCGATCAGCTTCCGGGTCTGGCTCATAACATTTATCCCGCGTTCCCTCCTCAACTCTACCTCGTACCCCACGTGGGTGTCGGCTAGTAGCAAGATCTTCTCGCGGCGGAGGCTCAGCACCACGCCTCTCACGTAGCTACACCGTTCTATACAATTTTATCTTTTCCCAGCGTCGACGCATTTGTAAAGCTTCACCGCCGCCTTAGCCATGTCAAGTGTGGCTATTGACCTAACTCTATAGGGAGGGACGCCCACTGCTCTGTGCACCGCCATCTTTTCGTCGAAACGCACCACGTGGACCTCTCCCAATCTGCCGTATTGCCTAAGGAAGTCTCTACCTGGACGCTTAATCACCTTGTTCAGCACCACCCCCAACACCGGCTTCCTGACTATTGCGTGCACCACCTCGACGGAGGCAAGCGTCTGGTAGTCCTCGTCAGCCACATAAATAACAGAGTCGCAACGGAGAAGCTCAGCCAGGTGGCGCCTATCAGTCAATTGAAAGGCTGGGAAGTCGACGATCAGAAGCCCAGAGCCGGGGCTTCCGCCCAGCGGCTTCACCACACGCGCCGGGTTGCCCAGCGCCCTCCAGACAAACGCCATTAGCTCGGCAAATGTACTTTTTCCAGTTCCCCCCTTGGCGCCGCTCGTGACGCAGATCCGCACACATTGTATTGCATTTATACCCACCTATAGTTAGCTAAAAAGCGTATATGGGACGTGGATAGGAAGTTCCTAGAGGGCTACATAAAGCTGGAAGACTACGTTAAGCTGTACCACCTAAAGAAGTGCAGACCTGCTCTATACCTGGTGAAGCTTCTCTTTGACGTCTAGGCAGAACTCCCGAGCTCTTTTCTTATCTCTCAAGACAAGCCTATAGCCGTCTTCCCCATCGCCGTAGTAAGACTTAAGCGTCTCCGAGATCTCAAACCCAGCGGCTCTGTAGAGGCTAAGCGCGGGTGTGTTGGAAACCCTAACTTCAAGAAAGACTTCGGCGACTCTGCCGGTTGCCAGTAGTTGCAACGCGGTGCACAACAACGCCCTGCCTACGCCGCGCCTCCGGTACTCCGGCGCCACGGCGATGGATATGACGTGCGCCGCGTTGCCCTCTATACACGTTATAATATACCCGACTACGCCCCCGGAGGTTACATATACATATGAGTGATCGTTGCAGTAGGCGCATAAGAACCTGAGTAGATCCTCGCTATATACGTCGTCTTGTTTAAACGACACATGTTCAATTTCAAGAATACGAGGAATGTCAAGCGCTTGACAGCGGCGAATCACACAAAGCCCAAATAGCACCTATATTAACATCTCTACACGGTAATTTATCTACAGAACATATAAGACGAGGCGCTGAGTTGTTAAGTGTACGCCTTTGTCGATCTGCCGTTTAGCCCCAGCGGGGTGACGCACCTCCTGCGCAGACACAGGACAGTCGGCTTCGAAAAGGAGCTCAGAGAGCTGGCCGAGGTGCTGAGGACGGTGAAGGAGGGCAACAACAACGTGCTCGCAGTGGTCATCGCGCCTTATGGCTGGGGCAAGAGCGAATTGCTAGACGAGCTGGAGACCCTGGCCGAGGGGGAGGGGTTCGACGTGTACAGAACGGCGCTTTCACTAGAGGAGGACTTCGCCATAGAGGTGGCGTCGAAAAAACGGGACAAGCCTATGCTCGTATTAATAGACGAAGCGGATGAGCTCTCCCGCATCGTAGCTGTTCATAAACTAGGCGCGTTGAGCGACGATAGATTTGTCAAAGTGGTGCAGAAAGTCGCCACCTACATAAGAGCCCTCCTAGAGCCCAGATCGTACAGATACCTCCTAGGAGAACCAGAGAGGTTTAACAAAGTGGCTATCGTGGCGGCGCTGACGCCGCAGCTCTACTACACCATACTTAAGAACGTGGTGCCAGATGTCTTTGATCTGACAAGCGGCAGAGTCTACAGAGAGGTGGTAATAGACACGAGATTTCCGTTTTGGCAATTTGTGGAGCTTGTAAAGCAGAGACTACTCGCATATTCAGACGACGAGAGGATAAGAGAAATAGAGAGAGGCGAGCTAGACCAGTTGAGCCCCTTCTCTATACATGAGCTGTCGGCGGTGTACCACCTGGCGAAGCGGAGAGGGGAGGCCGCGCCTAGGCCTCTGCTGAAGCTAATGGCAAGGCTCTTCCAGATAAAGAAAGAGGGGGGGAGGCTGGCGCGCCTCCTAAGAGAAGAGGGGTTTGACCTAGACGTAGACGACGAAATTCTGGAACTCGCATTCGCCGCAATACCGGTGAAATACAAAAAGCCGTATCTAAAAGAAGTGCACCTCTACAGAATACCCTTCGAGGATAAAGACGCCATGAGTGTTGCTAGGGAGTACGTCGCGGCGAGAGGCAAGGAACTGGACATAAAGGATCCTAAAAACATATCCTACGAGCCGTACCTGTACTACTCCCTGGTGGAGGGGGGGAGGCTCTTCCTCTACCTAATCGCCGAAGAGGATCTTGCCCTAGAGAGATATTCACTTGGCAGAGGATACATTGTTTCTGAAGACGTGGCGAAGCTCGTCGGCTGGGAGGAGGCGCAGGCAATCGCCGCGGTGGCAAAGGAGTACAGCCAGCGGCTGGAGAACCCAATAGCCCTGCTGGAAGAAGCCGAGAGGGCGCTGTCGCTGGAGGGTATAAGGCTGAGGCGTTGTTGCGGCTACGCGCTGTGGAATAACAACATGGGCCTGCGCGAGGCCTACCTATTCCTGTACATCGACAGAGAGGAGGAGTTGAGGAAAATCTCCGAAGAGCTCTCAGAAGTGGCGACGCAGGGCGTCTTAAACGGCTACGTAGTCGACTACCTCAACGTCTTTGTCGTAAGCCGCGTCTTGCTCACCGACACGATACAACAAGCCTTGGCCCCCCTAATGACTGCCTACTGGAAGCGCCACTTCCGCGACCCAGTGTCGAAATTCGCCACTGTGGAGATATACGGCGCCGACAAGTACGAGAAGCTGAAACAGGAAATTGTAAAATACGTGATCGACAAGTTGCTGAAGAGAGGGGAAAAGCCACCCGAGTTTGTAGACGCCGTGAGACTCGGGAGGGAGAAGGCGAGAGAGAACATACTCAAATATACCATAGCGCTGAGGAAGGGCAGGGAGAAGAAGATCGTGGCGCTTGTAAAAGCCGCCGAGGCGCTGGACGGCGGAGGAGACGTAGAGGGGCTTAGGTCATACCGCGAAATCGAGGAAATTCTACTCTCAGCCTTCGAAGAGTCGATACATGAGAAAGAACTGAAATCGCTCATAGCAACGCTGTTCCCAGTAAACCTATGGAGAGAGATGAGGGAAGAGGACCTCATTGAGTTAATGAAGCTAAGAGGCGTCGTGGTGCCGCTTGGCGAGAGGCTGTACAAGTACAGAGACGACCTAGCCAAGAGATACATCTCCGATATCCTGCGCCAGTTAGAAGCTCTCAGAGAGGTGAGAGTCGAGAAGCCGACCCCGCTGGGGCCTGTGAAACTAGTGAAGAAGATGGACATAGGGGAGTTAAAGACTTCAATAGCAGATAGACAAGACTATGCCAAGGCCTTGAGAGAAGCTGTGTTGAAACTGCACGAAGCCAGGGAAATGTACGAGAAAGTCAAAGAAGAACTGGAGCGAGAAGCCGAGGAAAAGGCCAGGCTATTGAGGAGGATATCGACGGTGCTAGACAAGTATCCACAGAGGAGGAAGTTTATAGATCTAGGCAGGCTAGACGAGAATACTATAAGAAGAGAGGAGTCAATCGTCCAGAAGGCCGAGGAGGCGTTGAAGATCTGGGGCGGCGTTAGGCAGATGGCCAGCGCAGTGGGCTCGCGGCTAGACGTGGAGAGGGACCTAAAGCTTCTGCTGGAGCTACCGGAGCCCTGGCTTGACGACTACGTGGCGGCTCTTAAGATATACGCCGCCGAGATCGAGAAGAGATACGGCGCGTTGATGGAGCTGGAGAGGGCTAGAAAAGCCGCCTTGGAGTGGCTAAGGGCTAAGCTCGGGATTGAGGAAGAGGATTTAGACAAGGCCCTGGACATAGCCGCCGCGAAAACTGGCGTACGTAGAAAGTTGCTAGAGTCAGTGGCCCGCCGGGGGAGAGGCGCCGTACTAGACGTCGACGAGCTGGCGAAGGAGTCGGGTGTTGAGAAAGAGGAGGTTGAGAGAGACCTAGAAAAGCTCTACAAAGCCCGTGTAATTGAGAAGAAATATGTCGCCTAGGGTCACAATTTTGAGAGAAGAAGCCGCCGCGGAGGAGGGAGACGTCATAATAGACGCAAGAGGACAGCCTCAGTTCTTCGACGTAGTAATCCTAGGCGGGAGAGAGCTGAAGTCCATAATAGCCATCGGAGTCATCAACGCCGGAGTCCCCATAGGCGTGGGTAAGTATACCAAGAAGCCCGTGGCGGCGGTGATAGGCGAGAAGATATACATCAAGGGGATGCCCCTCACCCTGTACGCCGAGATGGGGATTCTCGAAAAGGAGTTGGCAGAGGCGCTCAGCAAAACCAGCCACGAGACGGACATATTGCTTCGAAAGCTAAAAGAAATCGTCGTCGCCGAGAGGCGGCGCCACAAGAGGTCACAAACTCTCTCAATACTAGGACAGTACATAGCAGGCGAAATTAACGAACTCCCCCCACACCTAGAAGACCTACTGGGGGGGCTGGATAGGGAGTCGATAAGGAAATTATTCGACCGCCTAGTTGAGGAGATTTACTAATGAGAGACCTCCTATCCGCCGTGCTCAGGCTGGCTGAGTTGGAGACCCCGCCGAGGCCTCTGGAGATACCCAGAGAGCTGAGTGAATTAGTCACTCCATGTGAGGAGGGGGGTAAGCCTATTGAGTACTACGCGGTAGACTCCGGCTACGTCACGCAGAGGGTGGGGCCGCGGGACGTCTTAATACAGTCAATAGTCGCCATCGGGCGAGACATCAAGAGAAAATACATCGTCACTACAGTGACGGGCGACCCCCACGTCGAAGCGCGCATCCGGGAAATACGCTTTGCAGAGTTCATAAACTCAGACATAGTGCTGGTGGACGGCCCCCTCACGCCCTATGTAAACACGGCCAGAATCGTGGGGGTATCCAAAGATCCGCGGCTTGCGAGATACGGGCCGAGAATACCTGACGCAGATCTAAGAGACAAATTCACAAAACTCTCCAGGTACGTGGGGGAGAGGGGGCTCGTAGAAGCTCTGTTAGCCAGAGCCCCCTCAGGCTCGTATCTACCCCCGGTGGATCTAGGAGAGCTGGCTGGCACATTTTTCAAATCAGACTGGGTGATATATGTAGAGTTTCCAAAAAGCTATAGGCCGGAGGCCTTGT
It includes:
- a CDS encoding VWA domain-containing protein yields the protein MNKVVELLLAISRCLGGVSTRSLIYAVADVYARSYLGDVDEKKLIEVIAQNLAGSLGATPGEARKIIEAALRCTSPPAEAPPAPSLVGSVGSEKAPTLAHLVNRHVPVDATPRAKLEVIRRLNLPAEAVDELGGRIYARGEGLALKSAVRLVKRYYPNASVADVDIIRTAISISRKSLQGKPISDEDFYLREYTYIVEKPVYVALDVSGSMKEYVGGVTKLRVAKNVLARYLRQMADLRGFVSLVLFNTEADFLWTPYPPYKYLREMLGILKYVYAMGGTELASALELLHANNASREVVVVSDGRTNDPERVLQLARRFRRIHVVATERSQFLRQVAKITGGRYRELTPAIDLLGLHS
- a CDS encoding MoxR family ATPase, with translation MRLSELLQRQPVDIAKNIRDRVRRIGVDEIRKRVNKVLKGLDDVVLDVLSGLMIGRPVVLVGTVGLGKTTLAEAVAEILALSDPPYIEVACHSHMTAVDLTGDIDIAVVLQAGFDHPLSYIPGPLVMAHGTVLVMDEINRLNPYAQAALLQAIQEHYVYIRGYRIRTDFALVGTANPSEYEGVYELTEALADRLKFVEVKTPGRELLRSILLWKAREALGELEVEIPPRLADILAKFAHEAEKAGYPQSVRSLSYALADAAASAWSQRRDVEIRDLKKALILNLPHDQETKNMLITIFDKAIDE
- a CDS encoding Clp1/GlmU family protein — protein: MSVRVMKAGEMYRIEGPAKVVVRRGRIYATGVEYSDGQSFTVLRARSLAVRAVTDSEVELVLGPGALLEKAEPGEEIIDEWEAGISTVDPSGVIIVVGMIDVGKSTMTAMLGNKALARGYRVAVIDADVGQNDLGPPTTISLARLTRYVTHLRQLVAEKSIFLQATSLERIWPRAVEQIARAVEYAKRVWRADSVILNTDGWVLDEEAVVFKRQLIEKIKPSLIVAIQVEKELAPILNGYSNVLILPPPPHARSRSREDRKIHREMGYGRYIFPPVEIAVSLDKIPICNLPIFKGIEMGEELRKILSRALGLGVEKAYQVGSRVYAIVESDTWVVRKVSGFQVIGLPHDFERGLLVGLEDAERFLVGLGVVKKIYYDKRKAIIYTSSDVEKRMGEVKCIRLGLVRLDDNFNEVEKAMNILKAESE
- a CDS encoding metallophosphoesterase, producing the protein MRGVVLSLRREKILLLADTHVGYEVELRRERGINVMSQTRKLIDGVLELVDHHGVTSVAILGDVKHELPVPRESVEEVKTFLRAVARKIPLLLIPGNHDSLLQEIASGIEGVEVAPARGVLLERYLLFHGHVKPAKEDLERAEGVIMGHTHPAVVIRDELGYAVKEPAILKIYASRTKICKALYEEPCKRRGKIKVVVLPASHPLITGVDVREIPKMAAEGRTFLKYIEWDPESVEIYLTDFTFVGTLSDITNVA
- the rimI gene encoding ribosomal protein S18-alanine N-acetyltransferase, whose translation is MIRRCQALDIPRILEIEHVSFKQDDVYSEDLLRFLCAYCNDHSYVYVTSGGVVGYIITCIEGNAAHVISIAVAPEYRRRGVGRALLCTALQLLATGRVAEVFLEVRVSNTPALSLYRAAGFEISETLKSYYGDGEDGYRLVLRDKKRAREFCLDVKEKLHQV
- a CDS encoding DNA double-strand break repair nuclease NurA; this translates as MRDLLSAVLRLAELETPPRPLEIPRELSELVTPCEEGGKPIEYYAVDSGYVTQRVGPRDVLIQSIVAIGRDIKRKYIVTTVTGDPHVEARIREIRFAEFINSDIVLVDGPLTPYVNTARIVGVSKDPRLARYGPRIPDADLRDKFTKLSRYVGERGLVEALLARAPSGSYLPPVDLGELAGTFFKSDWVIYVEFPKSYRPEALCQLFRRYPIRLRLAHHLAKVNREYLKTVKIMLSTVLGAPPRFRDFL